A region of the Geitlerinema sp. PCC 9228 genome:
ATAACTTGTGGTAATTTCGTATCCCATGTAGGATTGTTTATAGCTTAGACAACAGGTTCTACCAGCGAACAGATCGGTTTCGATCGCTTTGGAGATTGCCAAACTGGCCTTGACAAGACGCGATCGCTTTGTTAAGCATAAAAAAAAAGCGCTAGCAGCGCTTCCTTAAAAAACTTAGAAAAACATGAGTAAAGTAGAGCGAAACCAGCAAATATTGTTTCTGAGACAGTTTTTCGTTTTATATATTGCAGAATTTTATAAAAATGGTACAGATTAACAGTTTTGTTCCATCCAAGCCACACATTGCTGCATTTGCTGTGCTATGGTTTTGCGATCGCTGTGAAAGCGGCGACCGTGACCGGGTAACACCCATTCAAAAGAGTAGTTGGCAAGTTCCCGCATAGATTCGATCTGTTTTTCCCAACAATACCAACACAGGCGACGGAAAGCAAAGAGATGTTGCAAATTTGGCGACCAAGCTAGATGGTCTCCAGAAAACAGAAATTTATTGTTGTAGAGCAACACCGTATGTCCCCGCGTGTGTCCGGGAACGGGTATAATGAACAAATCCGGTGCCAGTTGCACTGGCTCGGAACCCGACAGAGGAATCTCCACATCGCTGGTGTTGTTTGTGATATCATCTTCGTGGAGAATGCGATCGCAACCGAAGCGATCGTGAAACTTCTGATGGTCTGCCACATCGTCGCGATGGGTTAAGTACAAATACCGAACCCCTCCCAAAGCTTCCAAACGTTTGACCAAAGGCGCAGCAAATCGCGGCGAATCCACCAAAATATTGCCGTCTTCCCGCCGAATCAAATAACTCGCTGCTCCAAACGAGGATTCGGCATGATATCCACAATGATACACATTGTCAGCAACGGGCAGCGGAAATTCTTGCTGAATTTTTTTAATATCCGACGGCGGTTCCACCGTACCAATGGATGCTGTAGGACAGGATAGCAGAGCTTCCACAGCCGCCTGGCGTTCTTCCTCTGTTTCCGGTTGGTGGTAAACCGCAGACTGGTCGCCATCTTGATGGAAGACACTGGGTGCCATCCACCGACAAGTATCGCAGTCGATACAACTTGAATCTACATAAAAATCGCCTTCTACGTTTTCCGAACGCCGTCGT
Encoded here:
- a CDS encoding MBL fold metallo-hydrolase gives rise to the protein MATLKRRRSENVEGDFYVDSSCIDCDTCRWMAPSVFHQDGDQSAVYHQPETEEERQAAVEALLSCPTASIGTVEPPSDIKKIQQEFPLPVADNVYHCGYHAESSFGAASYLIRREDGNILVDSPRFAAPLVKRLEALGGVRYLYLTHRDDVADHQKFHDRFGCDRILHEDDITNNTSDVEIPLSGSEPVQLAPDLFIIPVPGHTRGHTVLLYNNKFLFSGDHLAWSPNLQHLFAFRRLCWYCWEKQIESMRELANYSFEWVLPGHGRRFHSDRKTIAQQMQQCVAWMEQNC